One genomic window of Haloferax mediterranei ATCC 33500 includes the following:
- a CDS encoding DUF5814 domain-containing protein has protein sequence MAITDKIYLKNHRQIVSQLDTNIPKRVFSGATLEILYSGEGLSKVDDATRDRLLDFAQDFLDCENSDDIYTGYPERKFIEYLLELRAQGLGPDAIVDVMSDDYMVYAYPGDVLSFLDNSVRTLESVEALADVEGDKEMQDEARRAKKDLVGPR, from the coding sequence GTGGCTATCACGGACAAAATCTATCTCAAAAACCACCGCCAAATCGTCTCGCAACTGGATACGAACATCCCGAAACGCGTGTTTAGCGGTGCGACCCTCGAAATTCTCTACTCCGGCGAGGGACTCTCGAAAGTCGACGACGCCACCCGGGACCGACTGCTCGACTTCGCACAGGACTTCCTCGACTGTGAGAACTCCGACGACATCTACACCGGCTACCCCGAGCGGAAATTCATCGAATACCTGCTCGAACTCCGCGCGCAGGGACTCGGCCCCGACGCTATCGTCGACGTGATGAGCGACGACTACATGGTGTACGCCTACCCTGGCGACGTGCTCTCGTTCCTCGACAATTCGGTACGGACGCTCGAGTCAGTCGAAGCGCTCGCGGATGTGGAAGGCGACAAAGAGATGCAAGACGAAGCGCGACGGGCGAAGAAAGACCTCGTCGGCCCTCGTTGA
- a CDS encoding ribbon-helix-helix protein, CopG family — MGNKNKTISFRVNEDAFETLREIAEERDISLSAVFRDYVDTLVAHDGQVQVVPKHELEQLRDGEEESFPPTVEVPKSFIREHERLELEAEHLREQLEEHKGYVNYLREQVESDHDDVEEVIQLEDLDAGDEQSFRLG, encoded by the coding sequence ATGGGCAACAAGAACAAAACCATCTCGTTTCGCGTCAACGAAGACGCGTTCGAGACCCTTCGGGAGATTGCCGAAGAGCGGGACATCTCCCTGTCCGCCGTCTTCCGCGACTACGTGGACACGTTAGTTGCCCACGACGGTCAGGTGCAGGTCGTCCCCAAGCACGAATTAGAGCAGTTGCGAGACGGCGAAGAGGAGTCCTTCCCGCCGACCGTCGAGGTTCCGAAGAGCTTCATCCGCGAGCACGAGCGCCTCGAACTGGAGGCCGAGCATCTCCGCGAACAGCTCGAAGAACACAAGGGCTACGTGAACTACCTCCGCGAACAGGTAGAAAGCGACCACGACGACGTCGAGGAGGTCATCCAACTGGAAGACCTCGATGCGGGCGACGAACAGTCGTTCCGACTCGGATAG
- a CDS encoding SDR family oxidoreductase: MDLGIDGDTVVVTASSAGLGRASAESLADEGANVVICGRDPERLAATEDELSGLDGDVLGVETDITSKQEIDALVKAAVEEFGSIDHVVTSAGGVPPGGFADLTEEEWYGAFDMLVMSAVWTVKAARPHLEASDAGTITCITSTSVKEVIDDLILSNSVRRGVIGLVKSLSRELAPSVRVNAVLPGAHETSRIEELVEAAVERGEHDTYEEGLAAWSDGIPLGRVGNPRELGDVVAFLASDRASFVTGACVPVDGGRLRSD; this comes from the coding sequence ATGGACCTCGGAATCGACGGTGACACAGTAGTCGTGACGGCGAGTTCGGCCGGACTCGGACGCGCAAGCGCCGAATCGCTGGCCGACGAAGGTGCGAACGTCGTGATTTGCGGCCGCGACCCCGAACGGCTCGCGGCGACGGAAGACGAGCTGAGCGGACTCGACGGCGACGTGCTCGGCGTCGAAACGGACATCACGAGCAAGCAGGAGATAGACGCGCTCGTCAAGGCTGCAGTCGAAGAGTTCGGCAGTATCGACCATGTCGTCACGTCCGCCGGTGGCGTCCCGCCGGGTGGATTCGCCGATTTGACGGAGGAAGAGTGGTACGGCGCGTTCGACATGCTCGTCATGAGCGCCGTCTGGACGGTCAAGGCGGCTCGCCCGCACCTCGAAGCGAGTGATGCCGGGACTATCACCTGCATCACCTCCACATCGGTCAAGGAGGTCATCGACGACCTTATCCTCTCGAATTCGGTTCGCCGAGGTGTTATCGGTCTCGTGAAGTCGCTCTCGCGCGAACTCGCACCGAGCGTGCGGGTGAACGCGGTCCTGCCCGGTGCCCACGAAACGAGTCGCATCGAGGAGTTGGTCGAAGCCGCTGTCGAGCGCGGCGAGCACGACACCTACGAAGAAGGCCTCGCCGCGTGGTCCGACGGAATTCCGCTGGGCCGCGTCGGTAATCCGCGTGAACTCGGCGACGTGGTCGCCTTCCTCGCCAGCGACCGGGCAAGTTTCGTGACGGGCGCGTGCGTGCCCGTAGACGGCGGGCGACTGCGGAGCGACTGA
- a CDS encoding Tfx family DNA-binding protein translates to MSDAGRDDDETVPDADELLDRAGFDPETSVLTRRQAEVLALREQGVRQATIADYLGTSRANVSSIESSARDNVEKARETVTFVDTLTAPVRVEVPVGSDLYDVPKQVYDACDDAGVKVDHTAPDLMKIVSDAAGDAVEGREVKEQLFVGVTSNGRVRVRRHANRV, encoded by the coding sequence ATGAGCGACGCCGGACGCGACGACGACGAGACGGTCCCCGACGCGGACGAACTGCTCGACAGAGCGGGGTTCGACCCCGAAACGAGCGTCCTCACCCGCCGACAGGCCGAAGTACTCGCGCTGCGCGAGCAGGGCGTTCGCCAAGCGACCATCGCCGACTACCTCGGAACCTCACGCGCGAACGTCTCCAGTATCGAATCGAGCGCCCGAGACAACGTCGAGAAAGCGCGCGAGACGGTCACGTTCGTCGATACCCTCACCGCACCCGTTCGCGTCGAGGTGCCGGTTGGAAGCGACCTATACGACGTGCCGAAGCAGGTGTACGACGCCTGCGACGACGCCGGCGTGAAAGTCGACCATACCGCTCCGGACCTGATGAAAATCGTCTCCGATGCCGCCGGCGATGCCGTCGAAGGGCGAGAAGTCAAAGAACAACTCTTCGTCGGCGTCACGAGCAACGGGCGAGTCCGCGTCCGCCGCCACGCCAACAGGGTGTAG
- a CDS encoding M50 family metallopeptidase, with the protein MRGIRIGSAFGIPIRLDLTFLIVLPLFAWLIGSDVANLTLVINELFGTSIDGAAISDGSLQWILGGAAAIGLFAGVLLHEFGHSLVAMRYGYEIESITLWLFGGVARFKEIPEDWKQEFTIAVAGPIVSVAIGLVSYAGFLLLPESQAPAQFVLGYLALVNITLAAFNMLPGFPMDGGRVLRAILARSRPHAKATQMAAEVGKVFAFLLGIFGLFFNLFLVALAFFIYIGASGEAQQTVLKATFEDVVVRDIMTPRESLDVVDETTSVAELLERMFVERHTGYPVLRNGDLVGMVTLDDARSVKEVERDAFRVDDIMSNELTTIDPDADAMDAIALMQERSVGRLPVVDETGDLVGLISRSDLVTAFNIIRSRGSLDAMPRSDASFAQLR; encoded by the coding sequence ATGCGAGGAATCCGCATCGGTAGCGCCTTCGGCATCCCGATCAGGTTGGACCTCACCTTCCTCATCGTTCTCCCGCTTTTCGCGTGGCTTATCGGGTCTGACGTCGCCAATCTCACGCTCGTCATCAACGAACTCTTCGGCACGAGTATCGATGGCGCTGCCATCTCTGATGGGTCGCTCCAGTGGATACTCGGCGGTGCGGCCGCAATTGGGCTGTTTGCCGGTGTCCTCCTCCACGAGTTCGGTCACTCGCTCGTCGCCATGCGGTACGGCTACGAAATCGAGTCTATCACCCTCTGGCTGTTCGGCGGCGTCGCCCGTTTCAAGGAGATTCCGGAGGATTGGAAACAGGAGTTCACCATCGCCGTTGCAGGACCAATTGTCTCGGTCGCTATCGGTCTCGTCTCCTACGCCGGATTCCTCCTCCTTCCTGAATCGCAAGCACCCGCACAGTTCGTCCTCGGCTACCTCGCGTTGGTGAATATCACACTCGCCGCGTTCAACATGCTTCCCGGCTTTCCGATGGACGGCGGGCGCGTCCTCCGTGCAATTCTCGCCCGCAGCCGCCCCCACGCGAAAGCGACGCAGATGGCCGCCGAAGTCGGGAAGGTGTTCGCCTTCCTCCTCGGGATTTTCGGCCTGTTCTTCAACCTCTTCCTCGTCGCGCTCGCCTTCTTTATTTACATAGGCGCGTCCGGCGAGGCCCAACAGACCGTCCTCAAGGCGACGTTCGAGGACGTAGTCGTGCGTGATATCATGACTCCCAGAGAGAGCCTCGATGTGGTCGATGAGACGACCTCTGTCGCGGAACTCCTCGAACGGATGTTCGTCGAGCGACACACGGGCTACCCCGTCCTCAGAAACGGCGACCTCGTCGGCATGGTCACCCTCGACGACGCCCGCAGCGTCAAAGAAGTCGAACGCGACGCCTTCCGCGTCGACGATATCATGAGCAACGAACTGACGACCATCGACCCCGACGCCGACGCGATGGATGCTATCGCCCTCATGCAGGAGCGCAGTGTCGGTCGTCTCCCGGTCGTCGACGAGACGGGGGACCTCGTCGGTCTCATCTCCCGGTCGGACCTCGTGACCGCGTTCAACATCATCCGCAGTCGCGGGTCACTCGACGCGATGCCCCGTTCGGATGCCAGTTTCGCCCAACTCCGCTAA
- a CDS encoding hypothetical protein (Replication protein A protects and stabilize the intermediate ssDNA that is generated by the unwinding action of a DNA helicase at the replication fork. In addition, SSBs prevent the formation of secondary structures by single-stranded template DNA.) translates to MTDLRSHAAEIAEQFSDHLDVSTDEVEERLESLVSEYRVPVDEARRSVVNSYLDEAGIERDELGGGAGGNEQTLLNDIDEDEQWVDVRAKVVELWEPQNEAIAQVGLLGDESGRMKFVSFTTSELPELEEGKSYALGNVVTDEYQGNFSVKLNRTTSIAELDEEIEVGDDSTTVEGALVDMQSGSGLIKRCPEEGCTRVLQNGRCSEHGNVEGEFDLRIKAVVDDGDEVHEVIFNREMTEAQTGIELDEAKQMAMDALDTTIVEEEMRGDLVGYYYRVTGPTLGRYVLANEIERLSEPADAEELLIKARSM, encoded by the coding sequence ATGACTGATTTGCGAAGCCACGCAGCGGAGATAGCCGAACAGTTCTCGGACCATTTAGACGTGTCCACCGACGAGGTCGAAGAACGACTCGAAAGCCTCGTCAGCGAATACCGCGTCCCCGTCGACGAAGCACGCCGGAGTGTCGTCAACAGTTACCTCGACGAAGCGGGTATCGAACGCGACGAACTCGGCGGCGGTGCCGGCGGAAACGAACAGACCCTGCTCAACGACATCGACGAGGACGAACAGTGGGTCGACGTGCGCGCGAAGGTCGTCGAACTCTGGGAACCCCAGAACGAGGCCATCGCACAGGTCGGCCTGCTCGGCGACGAATCCGGCCGGATGAAGTTCGTCTCCTTCACTACGTCCGAACTTCCCGAACTCGAAGAAGGGAAGTCGTACGCGCTCGGGAACGTCGTCACCGACGAGTACCAGGGCAACTTCTCCGTGAAGCTCAACCGGACGACGAGCATCGCGGAACTCGACGAGGAAATCGAAGTCGGCGACGACTCGACCACCGTCGAGGGGGCACTCGTGGACATGCAATCCGGGAGCGGTCTCATCAAGCGCTGCCCCGAAGAGGGCTGTACGCGCGTCCTGCAGAACGGGCGCTGTTCGGAGCACGGCAACGTCGAAGGTGAATTCGACCTCCGCATCAAGGCCGTCGTCGACGACGGCGACGAGGTTCACGAAGTCATCTTCAACCGCGAGATGACCGAAGCACAGACCGGCATCGAGCTGGACGAAGCGAAGCAAATGGCCATGGACGCCCTCGACACCACCATCGTCGAAGAGGAGATGCGCGGTGACCTCGTGGGGTACTACTACCGGGTCACTGGCCCGACGCTGGGCCGGTACGTGCTCGCCAACGAAATCGAGCGTCTGAGTGAGCCTGCTGACGCCGAAGAACTGCTCATCAAAGCGAGGTCGATGTAA
- a CDS encoding DUF1059 domain-containing protein, which yields MTKRVVCRDAGHDCDFSVQSENEAELIEFVQQHAEIMHDLQLSESDVRGLAVSV from the coding sequence ATGACAAAGCGAGTTGTTTGCCGAGACGCAGGCCACGACTGTGATTTCTCGGTCCAATCTGAGAACGAAGCCGAACTCATCGAGTTCGTCCAGCAACACGCGGAAATTATGCATGACCTCCAACTGTCCGAATCAGACGTACGAGGGCTTGCAGTCTCGGTCTGA
- a CDS encoding TRAM domain-containing protein: MSDCPLADECPSFSERIKGMGCQYYGDRGGAEWCDHYERPIHELKQQPVKPGEEVVVTVEDIHESGAGVGRTEDGFIVFVDGLLPDARAVVRIDRVKGSHARAKKIVERLPLEPEAEGSETDTDSDSEPEANQKRDRSGPKRPEALGSRDNFWGE; the protein is encoded by the coding sequence ATGTCGGACTGTCCACTCGCGGACGAGTGCCCGAGCTTCTCAGAGCGAATCAAGGGGATGGGGTGTCAGTACTACGGTGACCGCGGGGGCGCTGAGTGGTGTGACCACTACGAACGGCCCATTCACGAACTGAAACAACAACCGGTCAAGCCGGGCGAGGAAGTCGTCGTCACCGTCGAAGACATCCACGAGAGCGGCGCTGGCGTCGGTCGAACCGAAGATGGCTTCATCGTCTTCGTCGACGGGCTTCTCCCGGACGCACGGGCCGTCGTGCGCATCGACCGGGTGAAGGGAAGTCACGCTCGCGCGAAGAAGATTGTCGAACGCCTTCCGCTCGAACCCGAAGCGGAAGGGTCCGAGACCGACACAGACTCCGATTCGGAACCCGAGGCGAACCAAAAGCGCGACCGCAGCGGGCCGAAGCGACCGGAAGCACTCGGAAGCCGAGATAACTTCTGGGGCGAATAA
- a CDS encoding mannose-1-phosphate guanylyltransferase: MDRPLVALVLAGGTGTRLYPASRSDRPKQFLPLGGDQSLLAETVSRADFADHVVVSTRPTFADEIADHAPDAEVVVEPAAKDTGPALVYATHRIAELYDDPVVVVLPSDHHVGDGFSEAMARGARVAAETNSLVAFGVDPTRPDTGYGYIEPGTERGDYYDLAAFHEKPDADTATRYVEAGYLWNAGMFAWTPEALLAAARDSPLEPLVDALDAGDTEAGFEAVDSVSIDYAVMERAREAAVVPVDFEWDDVGAWDALARVLNADENGNVALGDDPVFVDAADNVVATDGANVSLVGVSDLAVVSWDDRVLVVPKAEAQKVRDVVAELKAEDRF, encoded by the coding sequence ATGGACCGCCCACTCGTCGCACTCGTCCTCGCCGGCGGCACCGGCACGCGTCTCTACCCCGCAAGCAGAAGCGACCGTCCCAAACAGTTCCTCCCGCTCGGCGGCGACCAGTCGCTCCTCGCAGAAACCGTCTCGCGCGCCGATTTCGCCGACCACGTCGTCGTCTCGACGCGCCCAACATTCGCCGATGAGATAGCAGACCATGCCCCCGACGCCGAAGTCGTCGTCGAACCCGCCGCGAAGGACACCGGTCCGGCGCTCGTCTACGCAACCCACCGAATCGCTGAGTTGTACGACGACCCGGTCGTGGTCGTCCTCCCGAGCGACCACCACGTCGGCGACGGCTTCTCCGAAGCGATGGCCCGTGGCGCGCGTGTCGCTGCCGAAACTAACTCTCTCGTCGCCTTCGGCGTCGACCCGACGCGCCCAGATACCGGCTACGGGTACATCGAACCCGGTACGGAACGCGGCGACTACTACGACCTCGCCGCGTTCCACGAGAAACCGGATGCCGACACGGCTACCCGATACGTCGAAGCGGGCTATCTGTGGAACGCCGGTATGTTCGCGTGGACGCCCGAAGCCCTCCTCGCGGCCGCCCGCGACTCGCCGCTCGAACCGCTCGTCGACGCACTCGACGCAGGCGACACAGAAGCCGGATTCGAGGCGGTCGACTCGGTCAGTATCGACTACGCCGTCATGGAACGCGCCAGAGAAGCGGCGGTCGTGCCCGTCGACTTCGAGTGGGACGACGTGGGCGCGTGGGACGCGCTCGCTCGCGTGCTCAACGCCGACGAGAATGGAAACGTCGCGCTCGGAGACGACCCGGTGTTCGTCGACGCCGCTGACAACGTCGTTGCCACCGACGGCGCGAACGTCTCGCTGGTCGGCGTCTCCGACCTTGCAGTCGTTTCGTGGGACGACCGAGTCCTCGTCGTGCCGAAAGCCGAGGCGCAGAAGGTTCGAGACGTGGTCGCAGAATTGAAAGCCGAAGACCGGTTCTGA
- a CDS encoding DUF7091 family protein, translating to MDDRLESIIRSAARTAGKRYEEVKRAYQDGQQTSEVLDSLPQDAEGGAKIVCRRHVERRAVAIDAKGRPACFDPDHPDCRGCVEDIREGIVETW from the coding sequence ATGGACGACCGCCTCGAAAGCATCATTCGAAGCGCCGCCCGCACCGCTGGCAAGCGCTACGAGGAGGTCAAGCGCGCCTATCAGGACGGTCAGCAGACATCCGAGGTTCTCGATTCGCTCCCGCAAGACGCGGAGGGCGGCGCGAAAATAGTCTGTCGCCGACACGTCGAACGCCGCGCCGTCGCCATCGACGCGAAAGGTCGCCCCGCCTGCTTCGACCCCGACCACCCCGACTGTCGGGGCTGCGTCGAGGATATCAGGGAAGGTATCGTCGAGACGTGGTAG
- a CDS encoding RPA family protein yields MSSNDIPTREVARRVFAQEFNDAGYTFKESDDERAPVYVLLPTGESANRIFLVGTLTEKEDVGEDNEYWRGRIVDPTGTFFVYAGQYQPEAASTLRDLEAPAYVAVVGKPRTYETDDGTINVSVRPESITEVDAATRDRWVTETAEKTLDRIEAFDDEGNEYARMAREHYELDPDEYKRAAIAALESLEQTDELNA; encoded by the coding sequence ATGAGTTCTAACGATATCCCCACCCGAGAGGTCGCCCGGCGCGTCTTCGCACAGGAGTTCAACGACGCCGGTTACACGTTCAAGGAATCCGACGACGAGCGCGCACCCGTCTACGTGCTGCTCCCGACGGGCGAAAGCGCCAACCGTATCTTCCTCGTCGGCACCCTCACCGAGAAGGAAGACGTCGGCGAAGACAACGAGTACTGGCGCGGCCGCATCGTCGACCCGACAGGGACGTTCTTCGTCTACGCCGGTCAGTACCAGCCCGAGGCCGCAAGTACACTGCGTGACCTCGAAGCACCCGCCTACGTCGCGGTCGTCGGCAAGCCACGGACCTACGAGACCGACGACGGGACTATCAACGTCTCTGTCCGCCCCGAGTCCATCACCGAAGTCGATGCGGCGACGCGCGACCGCTGGGTGACCGAAACGGCCGAGAAGACGCTCGACCGAATCGAGGCGTTCGACGACGAAGGCAACGAGTACGCGCGGATGGCCCGCGAGCACTACGAACTCGACCCCGACGAGTACAAGCGCGCCGCCATCGCCGCGCTCGAAAGCCTCGAACAGACTGACGAACTGAACGCGTAG
- a CDS encoding radical SAM protein has product MISKGCEQCAMGGKMVMFVYGYCDQRDCFYCPLGENRKNVTDVYANERLVESDDDVIEEAKRMDALGSSITGGEPQEALDKTCHYISLLKDEFGEDHHIHLYTGIPGGRENMRRLAEAGLDEIRFHPPLELWGDMHGTEWEDILYIAREEGLTPAFEIPGIRAEQEFLDFLDEGAAEFCNINEFEMSDGNYRRMQEKGYELQDGHMSAVDGSKEAILDKMGDHERVYFCTSVFKDAAQHRNRLKRMARNLSRPFDEVTDDGTLVYGKTYTPAERFIELGVPDEFYSIKSNHVEVAWWLLEEMIEDGDVEDGEIVEQYPTYDGTVVERTPLA; this is encoded by the coding sequence ATGATCTCGAAGGGCTGCGAACAGTGCGCCATGGGCGGAAAGATGGTGATGTTCGTCTACGGGTACTGCGACCAGCGTGATTGTTTCTACTGCCCGCTCGGCGAGAATCGCAAGAACGTGACCGACGTGTACGCAAACGAGCGACTCGTCGAATCCGACGACGATGTCATCGAGGAGGCAAAGCGCATGGACGCGCTCGGCTCTTCGATTACTGGCGGAGAACCGCAAGAGGCGCTCGACAAGACCTGTCACTACATCTCACTTCTGAAGGACGAATTCGGCGAGGACCACCACATCCACCTCTACACCGGTATTCCCGGCGGCCGCGAGAACATGCGCCGACTCGCCGAGGCTGGTCTCGACGAGATTCGTTTCCACCCGCCGCTCGAACTGTGGGGCGACATGCACGGCACCGAGTGGGAGGACATCCTCTACATCGCCCGCGAAGAAGGACTCACTCCGGCGTTCGAAATTCCGGGTATCCGAGCCGAACAGGAGTTCCTCGACTTCCTCGACGAGGGTGCTGCGGAGTTCTGCAACATCAACGAGTTCGAGATGTCCGACGGGAACTACCGCCGGATGCAGGAGAAGGGCTACGAACTTCAGGACGGTCACATGTCGGCGGTCGACGGCTCGAAAGAAGCCATCCTGGATAAGATGGGCGACCACGAGCGCGTCTACTTCTGTACCTCTGTCTTCAAGGACGCCGCCCAGCACCGTAACCGACTCAAGCGGATGGCTCGGAACCTGAGCCGCCCCTTCGACGAGGTGACGGACGACGGAACGCTGGTCTACGGCAAGACCTACACCCCGGCCGAGCGCTTTATCGAACTCGGCGTGCCCGACGAGTTCTACAGCATCAAGTCGAATCACGTCGAGGTCGCGTGGTGGCTCCTCGAAGAGATGATAGAAGACGGTGACGTCGAAGACGGCGAAATCGTCGAGCAGTACCCGACCTACGATGGGACGGTCGTAGAGCGAACGCCGCTCGCCTGA
- a CDS encoding competence/damage-inducible protein A: MQVAILTVGNELLAGDIENTNATWLARRLTEVGATVARIQTVPDDHEVIADVVSEWRDAFDAVVVTGGLGGTPDDITMEAVAAGLDREFVVNDAAAEQVETTIEAILERRPDIDFDLDVAWYASMPEDAEVLSNGEGLAPGCRAGNVYVLPGIPEEMKPIFESIAERFASDRESREFYADAPEGAVARELGIVAERFGVQVGSYPNRGGPTRIKLSGADPVVLDDAVAWVWEHATVDLYESEAATEAARERKKESDRTGEDEPKESDRTGEDEPKESDRTGEDEPKAGGE, encoded by the coding sequence ATGCAGGTCGCCATCCTCACCGTCGGCAACGAACTCCTCGCGGGCGACATCGAGAACACGAACGCGACGTGGTTGGCCCGGCGACTCACCGAAGTCGGAGCGACGGTAGCGCGCATTCAGACGGTTCCGGACGACCACGAAGTCATCGCCGACGTCGTCTCGGAGTGGCGCGACGCCTTCGACGCAGTCGTCGTCACCGGTGGTCTCGGTGGGACGCCGGACGATATCACCATGGAGGCCGTTGCCGCCGGTCTCGACCGGGAGTTCGTCGTCAACGACGCGGCCGCCGAGCAGGTCGAAACGACCATCGAGGCCATTCTCGAACGACGGCCCGATATCGACTTCGACCTCGACGTGGCGTGGTATGCATCGATGCCCGAAGACGCGGAGGTACTCTCGAACGGAGAGGGACTCGCACCGGGGTGCCGGGCGGGGAACGTCTACGTCCTGCCGGGCATCCCGGAGGAGATGAAGCCGATATTCGAGTCCATCGCGGAACGGTTCGCCAGCGACCGAGAGTCACGGGAGTTCTACGCCGACGCACCCGAGGGAGCAGTCGCCCGCGAACTCGGCATCGTCGCCGAGCGATTCGGCGTCCAAGTCGGAAGCTATCCGAATCGGGGCGGACCGACGCGAATCAAACTCTCCGGTGCCGACCCGGTCGTCCTCGACGATGCCGTGGCGTGGGTCTGGGAGCACGCGACGGTCGACCTCTACGAGAGCGAGGCGGCGACCGAAGCGGCACGGGAGCGGAAGAAAGAGAGCGACAGAACGGGGGAAGACGAACCGAAAGAGAGCGACAGAACGGGGGAAGACGAACCGAAAGAGAGCGACAGAACGGGGGAAGACGAACCGAAAGCGGGCGGAGAATAG